Proteins co-encoded in one Ignavibacteria bacterium genomic window:
- a CDS encoding T9SS type A sorting domain-containing protein, producing MKKILLMTIFVLTANAFSQPEAFDNLLFRFKCNTIDSIAYNQGGGVDIGTKIATLGDWNGDVKDEFLLISCREYLSPHGYMIDGYRYMIFEGGNPPPPMPKYHWFVNNGGNTNNAETDPIIYDFNKDGYLDICKLRMYYNLIDTMDIFYGGPDFDTIPDLSLPTPGRHVNNSQQLHFYGTTINFGDFNGDGTKEMMLSSFLNPFAGGGKYGFLLFLPLTVPFSTVQYYLGLPDTLTRREGFGSQILTSGDINGDGYTDVLMQTDTLNANNNISYTKRLGAKLIFGNPQYSLDNYVFFSEDTMYASNMRIIPDINGDGMAELMWTKDFPDSYVQISFGKRGSGHVLTRDVSFWLTGTALKTPKLLGDINNDGYNDLGFVSYTLTGGSLVLLGGPTPVIGRRYTDSYHRHMGQVGDINGDGVDDFAAGEFHGNGGGNACQRLEWGQPLYYMVWSGDTTAINPSGIEDEPLPEGYNIEINPYPNPFNPEVKVEYILPESGEVNLSVYSPLGEEIVKKNLSYRNKGKNETTLDFSGLNVPSGVYLLRLTLQTQDKGTMVKTTKLVFMK from the coding sequence ATGAAAAAGATTCTTTTAATGACAATATTTGTATTAACAGCAAACGCATTTTCACAGCCGGAGGCTTTTGATAATCTTCTGTTCAGGTTCAAATGCAATACAATAGACTCCATAGCCTACAATCAGGGCGGAGGGGTGGATATAGGCACAAAGATCGCAACACTTGGTGACTGGAATGGTGATGTCAAGGACGAGTTCCTGCTGATCTCCTGCCGGGAATACTTATCACCGCACGGTTATATGATTGATGGTTACAGATACATGATATTTGAGGGGGGAAATCCCCCTCCTCCCATGCCAAAGTATCATTGGTTTGTGAATAACGGCGGGAACACCAATAATGCAGAGACAGACCCAATAATCTATGACTTTAATAAAGATGGTTATCTTGATATTTGTAAGTTAAGAATGTATTATAATTTAATAGACACCATGGATATTTTTTATGGAGGTCCTGATTTTGATACAATTCCTGATTTAAGTTTGCCTACTCCTGGGCGACATGTCAACAATAGTCAGCAGTTACATTTCTATGGCACTACTATAAATTTTGGTGACTTTAACGGAGACGGTACTAAAGAAATGATGCTATCGAGTTTTTTGAATCCCTTTGCAGGAGGGGGGAAGTACGGTTTTTTATTGTTCTTGCCGCTTACTGTCCCGTTTTCTACAGTTCAATATTATCTGGGACTTCCTGATACACTAACAAGAAGAGAAGGTTTTGGTTCACAAATATTAACAAGTGGAGACATAAACGGGGATGGTTATACAGATGTATTGATGCAAACTGATACACTTAACGCAAATAACAATATAAGTTACACAAAACGTCTGGGCGCCAAACTTATTTTCGGAAACCCTCAGTATTCGTTGGATAATTATGTTTTCTTTTCGGAAGACACGATGTACGCATCCAATATGCGAATAATACCCGACATAAATGGTGATGGAATGGCTGAGTTGATGTGGACAAAAGACTTTCCCGACTCTTATGTACAAATAAGTTTTGGGAAAAGAGGATCTGGTCATGTACTTACAAGGGATGTTTCTTTTTGGTTAACAGGTACGGCACTAAAAACGCCTAAACTGCTCGGAGATATTAATAATGATGGTTACAATGATCTTGGATTTGTATCCTATACCTTAACCGGCGGTTCACTTGTTTTGCTTGGGGGTCCAACACCTGTTATTGGAAGACGATATACAGACTCATATCACCGTCACATGGGGCAAGTTGGTGATATAAACGGTGATGGAGTTGATGATTTTGCTGCCGGTGAATTTCACGGTAACGGTGGCGGAAATGCATGTCAGCGATTGGAGTGGGGTCAGCCGCTTTATTATATGGTCTGGTCAGGAGACACCACAGCAATAAACCCGAGCGGGATCGAAGACGAACCACTGCCAGAAGGATATAATATTGAGATAAATCCATATCCAAATCCCTTTAACCCTGAAGTAAAGGTTGAGTATATTCTTCCTGAATCGGGAGAGGTGAACCTTTCCGTCTATTCTCCCCTCGGAGAAGAAATCGTTAAAAAAAATCTCTCTTACCGGAACAAAGGTAAAAACGAGACCACACTTGATTTTTCAGGCTTAAATGTACCAAGCGGCGTCTATTTACTCCGGTTAACTCTTCAAACACAAGACAAAGGAACAATGGTAAAAACCACAAAACTTGTCTTTATGAAATAA
- a CDS encoding AAC(3) family N-acetyltransferase, giving the protein MVNEITGSGKLLLFHTSFGCIREFGGYSSPFDFISSLCSVKNDDTTLVMPCFSYNFINRFKDTLPFDRDSTHSLTGALTEEFRKYPGVVRTSSPSHSFLFLGDGTGLTQSNNPVSPLGKGSMCEVIQSNASARIVMIGCGFESLTHLHYLENREQLPYIHINPWEYMGAIPMSLSNSGVYPVIEFPGCAKGFRVFENYLLADGELKSLSARFKFYILEPEWLREKFISFIDRNPFVLLCKSGCKTCESRLILQK; this is encoded by the coding sequence TTGGTTAATGAGATAACCGGATCAGGAAAACTTCTCCTTTTTCATACTTCTTTTGGTTGTATCAGGGAATTTGGCGGGTACTCAAGTCCGTTTGACTTCATTTCATCACTTTGTTCTGTCAAAAATGATGATACAACGCTGGTGATGCCGTGTTTCAGCTATAATTTCATCAACCGTTTCAAGGATACTCTCCCTTTCGACAGAGATTCAACTCATTCTCTAACCGGGGCCCTGACTGAAGAATTCAGGAAGTATCCGGGTGTGGTTAGAACTTCTTCGCCGTCTCATTCGTTCCTTTTTCTGGGTGATGGCACGGGACTGACTCAATCGAACAACCCTGTCTCCCCGTTGGGAAAGGGTTCGATGTGTGAGGTTATTCAGTCTAATGCCTCAGCAAGAATCGTAATGATTGGCTGTGGATTTGAATCCTTGACCCACCTTCATTACCTCGAAAACCGGGAGCAGTTGCCTTACATTCACATCAACCCCTGGGAGTATATGGGAGCAATACCAATGTCACTGTCAAATTCGGGGGTTTATCCCGTTATTGAGTTTCCCGGGTGTGCGAAAGGGTTCAGGGTATTTGAAAATTATCTATTAGCGGATGGTGAACTTAAAAGCCTTTCCGCCCGATTCAAGTTTTATATCCTTGAGCCTGAGTGGTTACGGGAAAAATTTATTTCCTTTATTGATCGCAATCCATTTGTGTTGCTTTGTAAATCAGGTTGCAAAACCTGCGAATCAAGATTGATCCTTCAAAAATAA
- a CDS encoding fumarylacetoacetate hydrolase family protein: MKLVSYLKDSKFRAALLINDVIVDIEDGSGSTGKKLPASMKELLEVWGDASGILEMIIKNFHSGNIGGIPAGEVTIGPPVPNPTSCRDGYAFRQHVATARRNRGVPMIAEFDQYPVFYFTNHNAIYGGGDLIVESDHLQKLDFELEAAIVIGRHGRNIKSYEADNYIAGYMIMNDFSARVLQMEEMLLNLGPAKGKDFATAIGPWLVTPDELEGRKISTPYGDKFDLAMKARHNGKLISEGNLSQMDWTFAELIERASYGVDLYPGDIIGSGTVGTGCYLELNGTAALEAKEKGEDFTPVWLKEGDEIELEIEGLGRLSNTIRRSVDDYSILAKKKLIL, from the coding sequence ATGAAATTAGTTAGTTATCTGAAAGACTCGAAGTTTAGAGCGGCACTTCTTATAAATGATGTAATAGTCGATATTGAAGACGGCTCCGGTTCTACCGGAAAAAAACTCCCCGCTTCCATGAAAGAGCTTCTTGAAGTCTGGGGTGATGCTTCGGGAATTCTTGAAATGATTATCAAAAATTTCCATTCGGGAAATATTGGCGGTATTCCTGCCGGAGAGGTCACGATTGGTCCTCCCGTACCAAATCCCACTTCCTGCCGCGACGGGTATGCATTCCGTCAGCATGTGGCTACGGCGCGAAGAAACAGGGGAGTTCCGATGATTGCCGAGTTCGATCAGTATCCCGTCTTTTACTTCACTAATCATAACGCGATCTATGGTGGCGGTGACCTGATTGTAGAATCGGATCATCTGCAAAAACTTGATTTTGAACTTGAGGCAGCCATTGTAATTGGCAGACATGGCAGGAATATCAAATCCTATGAAGCTGATAATTACATCGCAGGATATATGATAATGAATGATTTTTCCGCCAGAGTTCTGCAGATGGAGGAAATGCTGCTTAATCTCGGTCCTGCAAAAGGGAAGGATTTCGCAACAGCAATCGGACCGTGGCTCGTTACTCCCGATGAACTTGAAGGAAGAAAAATCTCCACACCTTACGGTGACAAGTTTGATTTGGCTATGAAAGCCAGACACAATGGTAAACTCATTTCCGAAGGCAATCTTAGTCAGATGGACTGGACTTTTGCAGAGTTGATAGAGAGAGCCTCATACGGTGTCGATCTTTATCCCGGTGACATAATCGGTTCCGGAACTGTCGGTACAGGTTGCTACCTTGAATTAAACGGTACCGCAGCACTGGAAGCGAAGGAAAAAGGAGAGGATTTCACACCTGTATGGCTGAAAGAAGGGGATGAGATCGAACTTGAAATTGAAGGATTGGGAAGACTTTCAAATACAATCAGAAGATCGGTTGACGATTACAGCATCCTCGCGAAAAAAAAACTGATTCTTTAA
- the hisC gene encoding histidinol-phosphate transaminase gives MIKLPEHIKNLTPYKAGKPIEELAREKGLTKIVKLASNENPLGPSPLALKAIAENLNELHRYTDPKCYNLTKKLAQYYEVDQDRIIVASGSDAILQYIISGVCETGDEVITSQGTFIGWYVNADKYNINCVKTLMDDFTYDLDAVYDAINTKTKIIYLANPNNPTGTMFTRAKFDEFLARVPDSILIVLDEAYTLYARENQEYPDGLKYEKSNLMVLRTFSKDYGLAGLRIGAGFGDPQLIQSLYKVKLPFEPNMLAQIGAMAALGDTEFLKRTAELNKWSLNRFRQAFDEIGIKYTKSVGNFLMLVFPDESTAIQFNDECLNRGLILRYTGSFGVPNGVRINSGTEEETEFAIQIIVEVMDLIREKA, from the coding sequence ATGATCAAACTACCTGAACACATAAAAAATCTTACACCATATAAAGCGGGAAAGCCGATTGAGGAACTCGCAAGGGAAAAAGGGCTTACCAAAATTGTAAAGCTCGCTTCCAATGAGAATCCTTTGGGTCCCTCTCCGCTGGCATTAAAAGCCATCGCAGAAAATCTGAACGAGCTTCACCGCTATACTGATCCCAAATGCTATAACCTCACGAAAAAACTCGCTCAATATTATGAGGTTGATCAGGATCGTATAATAGTAGCAAGCGGTTCCGATGCAATTTTACAATACATTATTTCGGGAGTCTGTGAAACGGGAGATGAAGTAATCACCTCACAGGGCACATTTATTGGCTGGTATGTAAACGCAGACAAGTATAATATTAATTGTGTAAAAACCCTGATGGATGATTTTACATACGATCTTGATGCAGTTTATGATGCCATAAACACAAAAACGAAAATAATCTATCTGGCGAACCCGAATAATCCCACAGGTACGATGTTCACCAGGGCTAAATTTGATGAATTTCTTGCCAGGGTTCCTGATTCAATTCTGATTGTTCTGGACGAGGCTTACACCCTTTATGCCCGTGAAAATCAGGAATATCCTGATGGATTGAAATACGAAAAGAGTAATTTAATGGTTCTTCGTACTTTCTCAAAGGATTACGGCCTGGCAGGACTGAGAATTGGAGCGGGATTTGGCGACCCGCAACTAATTCAGTCGCTCTACAAGGTGAAGTTACCATTCGAACCCAACATGCTTGCTCAAATTGGAGCGATGGCGGCTTTGGGTGACACAGAATTCCTGAAACGGACTGCAGAGCTTAACAAGTGGTCCTTAAACCGGTTCAGACAGGCTTTCGATGAGATTGGAATCAAATACACCAAATCGGTCGGAAACTTTCTTATGCTCGTTTTCCCTGACGAAAGCACCGCAATTCAGTTTAATGATGAGTGCTTAAACAGGGGTCTTATACTCAGGTATACAGGCTCATTTGGCGTTCCCAACGGAGTCAGAATAAACTCGGGTACTGAAGAGGAGACTGAGTTTGCAATTCAAATTATTGTGGAAGTAATGGACCTGATAAGGGAGAAAGCCTGA
- a CDS encoding homogentisate 1,2-dioxygenase, producing the protein MPFYYKLGELPPRRHTTFYKPDGKSLYREELFSTRGFSGVYSNKYHFHIPPQVKEIREIFPFTTKDWEDAPIQYYHFVTGRKVTPGNILTARQSFMRNSGCNISTAHITEEADFFYKNSQMSELIFVHHGSGKMYSEYGVIPFQQWDYLIIPKGTVYQLKFDSYEKVKLLIIESLTPFEIPRHFRNEYGQLTEDAPYYERDFRPPSHLEPNFEEGDYKMIVNLNGRHFEYDVPHHPFDVVGWDGFLYPYSFNIKDYAPKVGRLHLPPPVHLLFWTSNFVVCNFCPRLFDFDPQAIPAPYFHTNIDSDEVIYYVDGDFMSRKSISEGSVTLHPMGIPHGPQPGKTEASIGAKETFEYAVMIDTYAPLRLTENVKDTLIEGYENSWLEV; encoded by the coding sequence ATGCCATTTTATTATAAACTTGGTGAATTGCCTCCCCGCAGGCATACCACTTTTTACAAACCCGATGGAAAATCCCTTTACAGGGAAGAACTTTTCAGCACGAGAGGCTTCTCGGGGGTCTATTCCAACAAATACCATTTTCACATTCCGCCACAGGTAAAAGAAATAAGGGAAATTTTTCCTTTTACCACAAAAGACTGGGAAGATGCTCCGATTCAGTACTATCACTTTGTTACGGGGAGAAAAGTAACCCCCGGTAATATCCTGACAGCCCGTCAGTCATTTATGAGGAATTCGGGCTGCAATATCTCTACCGCCCATATTACCGAGGAAGCTGATTTCTTCTATAAAAATTCACAGATGTCAGAACTGATTTTTGTCCACCACGGTAGCGGAAAGATGTATTCCGAATATGGTGTTATTCCATTTCAGCAGTGGGACTACCTGATAATTCCTAAAGGGACAGTGTACCAGTTGAAATTTGATTCATATGAAAAGGTGAAACTTCTTATAATTGAATCACTTACCCCCTTTGAAATACCAAGGCACTTCAGAAACGAATATGGTCAGTTGACAGAAGATGCACCATATTACGAAAGAGATTTCAGACCTCCTTCACACCTCGAACCAAACTTTGAGGAAGGTGACTACAAAATGATTGTCAATCTGAACGGCAGACATTTTGAATATGATGTGCCCCATCATCCGTTTGATGTTGTCGGTTGGGACGGCTTTTTATACCCTTACTCGTTTAACATCAAGGATTATGCTCCAAAAGTGGGACGGCTCCACCTTCCGCCACCTGTACATCTTCTATTTTGGACGAGCAATTTTGTAGTGTGCAATTTCTGTCCGAGGTTGTTCGACTTCGACCCGCAGGCGATACCTGCTCCTTATTTCCACACAAACATCGACAGCGATGAAGTGATCTATTATGTGGATGGCGACTTCATGTCGAGAAAGAGCATCAGCGAAGGGTCGGTTACACTTCACCCGATGGGGATTCCGCACGGACCTCAGCCCGGGAAAACAGAGGCTTCAATCGGAGCAAAAGAAACATTCGAATATGCGGTCATGATTGATACTTATGCACCACTTCGACTAACTGAAAATGTCAAAGATACACTCATCGAAGGATATGAAAATTCCTGGCTTGAGGTGTAA